CAGCTCATCACACAAGCACTTAGACTGAAATGGGCCATCGCCCACACACACGGCTGCACCTTCACATTCGTCTGGCCTGCATATGGAGAAGCCTTCCAGCCTTCTGTCATGCAAGCAGTGGCTCATCCGAGTGTCAAGGAGGCACACCTCGTGGCCGTGCCACTCTCTATGGGCCTTTATGCCGAGTTCTCGTTCTGTGGTGAAGCTGTTAAGCATACCATTCGCCCAGCCGAGGTCAGATTGTGCCATCATTCATCAGGCAAATAGCTTTACTCTCACGGCCTCACAGCGATGTGACCCTGTAGACAACAGCCAGATATGCGAGCTGTGCAAGGCGTATCGGCGGGTGGGCTGGTCTGATGATACATGGATGCAGGACCGGAGATATTGAGGCGCCGTTGTGCTCCGTGACTAATGTCGCTCCAAGCACTTGTCGTCCAGAGTTGTGTAACTTATCACTAACCTGTATACATAAACTCTGAGAGTGTTCTTCAAATTTATCACTAGGTCCAAGCATATACAGTGGCCTCAGGTGACATGGACATATGTAGTAACACAACTTTCGGCTACACATGTTGTTGGTCCACATCTACATGTATGGCCCAAGCTGATCTCTGGTGGAAGTATAGCCCTGATCTTTTTCCACGGCCGCAGCGGATGAAGTCCTTCCCACGATATTGGGAACTGATACTGACCGTAGGTCATAGCTTTGCCATGCGGACAACAAAAGGCCCACGTCGCAGCTGAAGGAGAATTGTTCACTCAAAGGCCGCTTATCACACTACGAACACCAATCGCACCTCTCATAGACCAATCAGCCAAGCACAAGACAACGCACCTCAACACTAGCTCTATCGCAGGGCTCAAGGCCGTCGGTATCAAGCTCAAAGGACCCGTGCAAGCATTGCACATGCTCAAGACCTCCATCCACATCAGCTGTCCTTTGACTATCGAAGCACTGCAACAGCAGAACATCTTCCGTCCTCATATCGCTCCAGTACCAGAACTGCTGCCCAGGTCTGTACTTCCCGCAGTAAGTCTCCCCCACGTAGTCTGGGTATGCCTGCTCCACTGGAATCATGTCTCCCGGCTTCAGGGACCTGTGGTCGGCGAACACAAGGGGGTGGTCGTGTACTATGTTGTATATAGGCTTCCAGAGGTTGATGATACGGAGGCGCAGGTTACCTTTGATGATTGCGTCCGAATCTGCCTTGGGGAAATGTTTTGTAGCCCGTTTGTACGCTCCTCTTGGGGATTGGTCTACGTGGAGCTTGTTGACCTGTCGATGAGCAACCTTGACGCTCGAAGCTTTCCTTATAACGACATCGTAGGGTAGAACCTTCTGGGATCCTTTTACATTCTCAAAGATTATGTTCTCAACTTCGGGAAGGTAACGAGCTCGAACATCATCCTCATCGTCGAACGAGATCGCCTTGCTGATATGGAACGCGTTTGGAAGAGGAGTGAAAGAGTTCTTCGCAACGTCGAACGATGATTCCCGATTGCGGATGTCGTAGATAGGCACAATCTTTCTGTAGTGATCGTAGTTCCGTTGGCCAGCTCCGGGTTGAGTGAGGTTTGTCTCCATATAGCGAGGCTGGTGACCATCTGGTGGCGGAGAGTAGAAGCATAAGCTTCTGAGCAGTACCTTGCGGTTCATAGGCCTGATATCACCAGCTTCTGAGTCTTTGTCTTTATAAGGCATATCGTCGTCGTCAAAAGTGAGGTAGTCTTCTGGGCGGGTTGGCAAAGCACGAGCTTTGTGGTATCTGAGCTAAAGTTATGAAGCACGTCAAGTTTTATAGCCTAGCACAATCTCCCATGGAAGACGTATTAGTCCACGTGAAGCATGATAGATGGTGCGCCTCGAGTCACTTTGCCACACACAATTGTCAATGTAGAAACTGTCAGGAATAACGACATCACCACGAAACTCCACGTGCACCTTGTTCTCCATTGTAATCATACCGTGCACGGTCTTCCAAGCTCGTCAGCAGTGAAGCGTCGGATGGGTTCTCGAGTCAACTCACGGCGATGAAGGTCGCACGCTGAAAGCCCATGTTCTATGTGGTCAAACGATGAACGCTTTGTTCTTGACTCGAAGTCAGCGCTCGGTCATCTGCTGTGCCAGCCGACATTGCTTCACGAGGAGGGCGAGTGAACCAATGATCCTCGAACCAGTCCACTAGCTTGAAGGCCATATGCAACTGCTGTCAAGTCCATCTCCCAATGTCACTGCACTTGCGTGTCGAATGCCAACGGAATCTCTGCCCACGAGATATACCTCTGTGTGTTTGGCCAGGTGACTGCTTAGATCTTCCTCGTTCTATGCCGCGCTTGTCGGGCACCATGGCATTGACCCCCAGGCCTCTGACCTGTATTGAGAGAAGGATCTAGGGACTACACCGGTAGCTAAGTCTTCATCACAGCTTGTACCTCCCCCAAAAGCTCCCGATGGACAGCTTCAACGTCCCTCTCGCCGTCAATTCTGGTCACTTTTCCAGCGGCTTCGAAAGCATCTATCACTTTTGATGTCGTCTCCCGGAATGTGTCGATGCGCCTCTGTATGTTATCGGCATTGTCGTCGAACCGGTCCCTCTGAGCGGCAGCCAGCCGCTGCATGAGCACTTCATCTCCACATTCAAGCACAATGACCTTCTTCACCGGTGCTATCTCGCGCTCAAGATACGTGCATTGATCTGTGTTTCGAGCCCACCCTGGGTCTTCATCAGCCACTGACTTATTTGTGGTGAAGATGAGTCCTGTTCCGTCAAGAACAAAGGTCTGGATACCTCGTTCCATCGCGGCCAGTATGCGCTTCTTCAGTAATCCGACTGTGAGATGCGGTGGACCCACACGGCCGGCAGTCATGTTGTCTTTGATGGTCTGCGCATGCGGGTTGTTCTTGTCTGCCATCTCGGCGCGCAGAACGTCTCCAATGCTGAGATGTTCGAGGTTCAAGCTTTTCGCAAGTCGTGAGCACTGCGTGCCTTTGCCTGACCCAGGACCGCCAACGATGCCGACTAGGGTGACGTCCAAAGGAGTCGCCATCATGGTGCAGAAAAGGCGTGTGTTTGAGAGATATTTGGATCACACAAGCCAGTATTCCGAGATGAGTTGTCTAGCTCGACGAAGTATGAGCCGCAGCTGCGAGAGTCGAAAGCCAACCTCGTGACAACTGATATTCGGCCCTTGTGTAAGCGACTGCTCTCTCACGGAGCTCTAGTCAATACATCATGTGGAAACGTGGTGTAGAGTATTGAACGATGAGCCACCCGAACCAGCACATGATTGCTGCCCCGCACTGAACCGGAGTTTCCGAGGATCCGAAATTACCAAGCCAAAGGAGATCCATGAGCAAGTCGTATTGAATGGGAGCGAAAGCCTCAAGCAGGTCCAGGTCGATTTGATCTCGAGGATATCTTGGCAGACCAAAGGTAGGTTTAAATACGGTTACGCCGGTGGAAACTTGGGTGCGTTCTCAACCCCAAATCTCGCCGGTTTGCTGCCTCCTTCCCCGGTACGTCTTCCAAAACGCCCGTCACCAACACCTTCCCCAATATCTCCATCTACATCATCAGCTCGGAGTGCAGACTCGGCATATACAAGGACTTCGCCGTCTTCACGAAGTGCTACTGTTTATGTGTGAAGCGTCGCATCACCGCCGCGAAAGAAGTCAAAGGTGCGAGCAGGGAAAAAGTCGTGAGCCTATAACCTTGGATAGTATGATTACTCATTCGCCGAGAACATGGAACTGGGAGCAGGGACTCGGCTGACGGCACATCTCTGTACTGAGATGTTCATAGCTGGATTGCTGTTTGATGGCTCATTGCTGCATCCTGAACCTGATCTCGGAAACAGTGACTTCTCGTCAAAGTCCAGACCCGACTTCCGCATCATGCTTGTGTCTCATGTAGCACGCACGATAATGTGTCGATGGCCAAGTCGTAGCCTCCTTCTTGGATTGAGTTACGTGGCTAAACCGCATCATCAGCCTCATCAAAATTGACCTCCTGAATCTCCTTGCGTAGATTGCTCTGGCAGCGCTTGCGGATGGCGACCTTCCAGCTGTTGACGAGCACGTTGCGGAAGTGGTCCGAGATTACCTCGCTGATAATTTCGCTGAAACTTCTGAGATAGTCCTTCGGGGGACACCAGTCGATACTATCCGCTGCTGACACATTATTGAGGTCCAGGCCCGTGCCACTTAGACTGCCCACAAAGACGGCTGCGTGTGCGTCTTGCTGTGTCATTATGTAACCGAGCGGCATTGCTGCGATGTCGTCGCCTGCATCCCACAGTGCCTTAGCTTCTGCGTGCGATGCAAGTAGATTCCGTGGCAGGAGGCATTTGACGGTGATGTGACAGATGGTAGATGCGTTCCGAGTGCCGATCGACTGCAGCCATCTAGCTGTTTGAAGAGTCGCAGCTTGGTATCCAGCGACGGTAGCCTCGAAGTTGATCTCAGCGTAGAAGATCCCGCTGGCTTCTTGCCTCATCTGTCGGCAGACCTGCAAGAGAGCGCTGTGACTGCGGATGACATCTGGACTGATACGCACGGCGTCTTCCTCCACTAATGCGAAACGGTAGATTTTGTTCCGCATCTCGGCAGGCAGAGCGAGCAAGCGCGATTGTTGGTCTGTGTTTGCCACGCGGACCACGCGGACCAGAGTCGTGCCAGCAATCATCATGAGATAGGCgcgatactcgagtagctgTTCTCGCGTGAAGTTGCCGCTCGTTAGTGTGATCAGGAGCTCGAGCATTCTGTGGTCCACAAGACTGAGCTTGTATACTTCGGCGATGGTCCGAGCCATTGGCTCGTCCCCAGCCTTGAAGTGGACGCTATACGCTTCTTGCGCCAATTGCCGCAGTTTCATCTTGTCCTCGATGATGGCCGTCATGGTCGTTGCAGGGTGAATGGTGTTGCGATGAAGTAGTTGCGTAGGGTCTTATCGGTGGTGCGATACCTTATGGTTGCAGACTTGGCGATTACCTAGAAGTGCTTGATTAAGCGTAACGACCGACGAGCGCTAGCCATCCACCGTAGCGACGTGTGAGCTTGCGAACACTCGAGCGTAGGTGGTGGCGTCAGCGAGGAGGGAGTGGAGCTCTATCACCAGCCCTCAACTAGCCTTGGCGCCCGCTCTGATTGGTCAACTTTCAAGTTTCAGGATCACGTGAATAAAGTTTGGTGTTACGTGTTCGCGCTGTGCCTGTTGGCGAACTCGCAAGAAACATATACTCGTGTTGTCTATGCATCTATTGTCGCAACAAGTCGATCACGATCACGGGTAGCGTAGCGCTACCATCAAGGAAGCCGGAAAGGAGTGGTATagagctccactccgctacgcttaccCTGGGAGGTTCACAACCGCGAACAGCACATTTTGTGAAAGCTGATGTTTGCTTTTAAGGTTTCGAAGAACTGGCTTACCTTAAGCTTCCGTCACGTTGCAAGCACAGTCCGCTCGCATCGACCTCACTCACTCGCTGCGCAGGAAACATGTGAAGCTGCCCATCAGATGGAAGGATCTCCTGCAGAGGTGAAGAACCTACATCACTGGGAGTGCGTAAGTAGCCGTCCATAGCTCACTTTTCCTCCGTTCCAATTCACGACTGCCTTCGCATCGTCAGAGCAAGCGCTCTGCTGCATGGAACGTGCTGAGCTGCCACGCAGTCTGAAGTGCTTGGCCATCTCCTCGAAGACGCACGACGGTCGATGCTCCGCTGTGCTTATAACGCATACCATGTGCTGTCAAGGAGCATGAGAGGAGCATCATCGTCGTCTATCAACTTTTCCGCATCGATGCTGGCGTGGACTTGTAAAATCGATGGACGAGCTCGTACAGCGACAAGTCACAACGATTGGTCGCGTGGAGAAGGAGGTGTTGTTGTTTTCGCTTGGGCCAGCAGAACCACAAGGTTCCAGTTTCAGACCCTGCCGTGCCTGCCATGCCGGCACTTAACCGAGTCCGTGCCTCATGCCGAGCATGTCCAACCAAGATCAGCGAAGAAATGGTCAGGCGAACCGTTGAAAGCTGCAGTGAAGATACAGACTCGCTTGTGTCATAGATTGTTCGCATCTTTCGTGGACGCCTCAACACGCAGTCCTGAGGAAGTATCTTGCACGCCCTCCAAACCGGGAAAGCGCGTTGAACACAGCCGCTACGCGCTAGCCGCCGCGGGCAGGGGTAGGCACGCGATCTAATTGATGGCTACCTAGGTACTCCACATGAAGGGAAAGCTGATTTGGCATTGCGGACCTCCAATTCCACGTCCACTACTGCCATTGCCACTGCCACCTCCTTCGTGCCATACGGTACGGGCAACTCCCCCCGTACCTGCCTTTCACTTCATGTTCGCGCCTTGACGGTCTGCGAACCTCCAGAGCAGCAGCATTGAGGCTTAGGAGTTCCGAGGCAGGTGGCAGGAGTCGAGCGACAGGCGCATACCAAACAGGACCCTGGCTTTCCTATACTAAACATTCATCCTCCATACATGCCATACAGCACACACCGGTACAGCATACAGCATACAGCATACAGCATACAGCATTGGAGCATACAACATTGGAGCACCGATATCCAACATGGGCGACACATCATCACCACAGACGCCCTCGCGCTACAAGTCGCAACGACGAAAGCAAGCATCGGTAGATGAAGCAGAGCCACTTCCTGCCACCACAGACGATGCTGGCATTGTCAGAAGCAGGTCAAGATACCACCGGAATCCCACAGACTCTACGACTTCGCCACCGGACACTTTACGACCAGCATCCCAGGAGCAGCGCAATGATGTGCCCTCGAGGTACCACTCTACGCACCGAGCATCTTCGATGAAGCCCATGTACCAGACACAGGTCGTCGAGACGCCGGGACAGCATCGCAGGATGAGCGGGAACAACAGAGGTAAACATGAAGCACAAGCGACAGCTCCAGTAGAGTCAGGTGCGAACGACCCCGGGGGAAGTCTTAGCGGTGACGAGTTGAGGCTTCAGACAAGCAACGATAGTAGACATCGCTTGCCTGAAAGCAGTAGCGGCAACAGAATTGTCAGCCCGCCTGGACATGTATTCTCGTCGCCCCAGCGACCACCATTCCTTTCCACGCCATCGGGCGAGTTGTTTCCACCACCCAGGCCTGTTCCCCCACTCAGGAACGATGGTCCTCCAATGTCCAGCGAAATCCGCGCGACGAAGAGCATGGGTAACCTTTCGAAATATGGAGACGCAGGCGAAGAACCACATTGCTTCTCAGGCTGGTTCAAGAAGCGCAAAAAGAAAGAACTAGTGGCTACATCAGAGAGGGAATTCCCCAATGCACGACCAAAGACTGCAAAAGAAGACCGTACAATCCGGCCTGGCGGAGGTGGAATTGTGCCTGGTACAGATGCTCCTGTGTCAGCGATCAACGCAGGCGATCGGAGGGTGCTATTGGAGTGCGGCAAATCGAAGATGTTCTTTCCATTCGGCCCAGATACGACGTCTGCAGACCTGATCAAGAGCGCGGCGACGTGCATGCCAGAGAAGATCGACGTCAGGTCGGTGATCATGCTGGAATACTTTGGCACAGTTGGAATAGAGCGACCAATTCGCAGGTATGAGCGGATTCGCGACGTGATGAATAGTTGGGATCATGATCGGCAGAACAGCTTGATCCTCCTGGATCCCGGTACTGGAAGCGTAGAGACAGAATTAACCAGAGCTGGTGTGCCAGCACAAGAGCCGAGCCAGAAAACTTGGTACATGCTGTATTCACAAAAGCCTGGCAAGTGGGAGAAACGCTATATCACACTGCGTGGTAATGGTAATGGGCAGCTGGTGCAGTCGAAAGACCCCGATATGGAGCCGGAGCAAATGACTCACGTCTGCCTCCTTAGCGACTTCGACATCTACACGCCTACTAAGGATAAGGCCAAGAAGAAGTTTAAGCCCCCGAAGGCGCGTTGTTTTGCAATCAAGAGCCAGCAGAAGCCTGCTTTGTTCGAGGAAATCACAGACTACGTCCATCTGTTCTCGACTGGAGATCAGAAGACCGCCGACGACTTTCACCAAGTCGTGCAGGCGTGGCGGAGCTGGTATCTCGTGAATGTCATGGGCGACGGCAAGCCGTCCGGGAGTCGCGTGGTCAGTAACGAGCAGAAAAAAGTGCATCTGGTGAAGGGATCAATGGACTCGCATTACCAGATTGGTTCATTCGGGTCACTGATGGGCGAAAATTCGTTCGATCGGGTTGATGAAAGCAGTGGCTTCGCCAAGTCATCAAACCAATTCGATGTGAACGTATCACCGGAACGCAGAACATCGACAGTCAAACATCAGCATCCGCCAGTCGCTCTCAACAAGAAGCCTATGTTGGCAGAGAACGAACCTCTTGGCAATCTTGCAAGGAAAACGTCCGTGAACAACAGACGTTCATCGATGGATCAGAAGAGTCCGGCAACATCCGACTTCAAGGATACCGGGCTGCTTGGTAGGAACTACTCACAACGACGCAAGGACAACGAAGCGCGAGATGCACAACAACAGCAACCCTTCACAGGAGGATTACTTGGTGGTGACGACGGCATGCGAAGACAGACCTCAGTTCGGAAGCCTACCACCAGCGCAGGTGAGATGAAGCGATCGAGCAGTACACGCGATAATGGCCGGAACGGCGGTCATGCTCGAGGTGGTAGTATCGACCTTCCCAGATCAGGATCAAGGCGAGAGCCGGCGAACCCACTGGTCGATCTGAGACCGACATTCCGCGAGCCAGTCCAACACTCAAGGAAAGGCAAAGGATACAAACCAGACACGATTGGCGCGGGCGGTTTGATCGAAAGCGCGACCTCACCGGAAGATCCGCTCAACATTCCCAACCAGACCGTCTTCCGAAACACTAGTGGTCAACATGGTGGCCAGAGCAGTTCTGGTTTGGTTGATCTCACACCGCAGCACCGTGAGCCGATCCATCACAGCAGAACAGGCAAAGGGTACCAAGTCGGAACTAGTACCGCTGCCTTGGTAAATCATGCGACAGCTTCGCGGGAACCTCTCGGCATCCCGCAGAGCAACAATTTTCGCAGCATCAACGCAATGCCAGAGGGTCGTACGCCTTCAGGTTCGGCACAGCCAACACACAGTCGCCCGGATGACGGACTCACTAGTGGTGGTCTGCTCGGTCAGCTGGAGAAGAGACAAGGCTGGGGGACTTCGACAAAGGGTCGAGGCGTGATTGACGGCAGCCATGCAGGTGGCAAGACGTTGCTGAATTTCGAGGGTGATAGCGAGTTCGTGAAAGGCAGTCTCCTTAAGCAGGTAGAAAGGGCGCAGGGAGGACCGGTGCCGGCGCCGGTCATAGATCGAGAGAAGAGGCATGAGAGGAAGATAAAAGTTGGCGAGCGATATTGATACCCCAGAGACAGTTCTTTGTGACGGCAGACGCAGCAGCGAAAGCATTTCGTGTACGAGCAGACGGCAGTATTCGTAGCATTAGCATCAGTAACGGCAGCAGCAGGCCCCTTGGTGGCCATGAAGAGATTGATAATGCCTTGATGAGTGAGGCTTGATCCATCTGACGTTCGAACACGCAGACCAAGCACTGTCTTGCCGGGGTCTCAATCCGCAGAAAGAGCTCAGGCCAAACATACGGGTGATGTCGGCATCACCCCAATTGGGAGCTGCCGCTGTTGCACCAGCCCAGTTAAGGAACTCCGCTCCAGTCATTAGTCAGTCGCCAGAAAGCTCCTCCGCTATACAATGACGCTGTACATCTCTTCACACCAACCACATGACATCGAAGCTAGAGATGCGGCTTGCAGCCACAAAAGCCAGTCAACCTTCTAGATGCTGTTCCCTCGGCACACCTCAGCAAGCGCGAGAACGGCAGGACAGACGATGTGTGATGGTGGGCTGACGGCACAGCGGCATGATCGACGTGCGGAAGAGCTTCGCGACTCTTATCTGGAGGTACTGCTGCATCCTGTCGTGACTTCTTCGCAGCGTCTTACCTGTGGTACCTCAGAGAAGGTACACGTCGTAGGTTCCGCTGATCAGTGTTGAACTTGGCGCTTTCCGTCTTCATCTTCATCGCCACTGCGGGCATTGCTCTTGTGTCCCGATTTCGTTCTTGTTACCCACCTACCACTCCTACATCCTTGCCTCTGCGTTCATGCGGAGTTGAGAGTACTGCCTCATTGGGAAGCTCCACCAACGACGTCCACGTCTTCAGCCCTGGTCAGAAAGAATATATACCCACCAGCGGTGGCGACAGCCAGTCGAAGATGGCAGCGCACCTGTTCTACTTCCCACCACCCATACCACCAGGCTACTTCGCAAAGAAACGAACCCAGTCAATGCCATTGCCACAGCCTCCCCAGACCTTGATCGACGTAACAACGGACAACAGCACCACTATGGATTCCAGCAACCGCAACGACAGCTTCTCAAGCAACGGCTCCCAGTCCCCAACAACAAACGCAAGCCACGATGCAGCAAGAGGCAACAGTGCCCTAGCCGCACATCGAAACCCTAGAATCTTCAACGCAGCACCCAACGTCCGAACCCGCAGCATAGGCGGCTTCGGCAACTCCAGCGTTGTCTTTGAACGAGACGCCCCTCCCACCGACGACGACGTGATAATAGTAACCGTCCGCCTCAGCAACAACTTCCGCAAATCCTCCATCGACGGCGCCTCAGACCTCCCCAGCCGGTAACGTTTCCCCCTTCCCCTCTCCCACCTCTCTTACTGACCCCCTCCCAGCCCGCCAGCCAGGTCCTTCTTCCGCCGGATCTCAACCCGCATGAGCGACAACTGGGACACAGCAGCAGAGAAGGAGCAAAGGTACAAGGCAATCAAGATGCCCAGGGGCGAGTACAAACGGCACTTTGCGAGGGATCGGGAAGGGAATTATGCAGGCACGGAACCGGAGAGGGAGTGGGATGAGGAGGAGGTGATGAGGGAGTATGCGGCTTATCAGGAGGTGCCGTTGCATACGATTTTGTGTTGACATTATGGCCGCTCTAGGAGTGTGGGGCGAAGGCAGAGGAGGGAGGGGGTTGTGGGGTGAGGGGTAGGAGGTGGTGAGGAGATAGTAAGAAGGCAGGAGGAGACAAGGGAAGGGACCTCCCCTGCAGCTGTACTGTAGAACACACAGTTCATCAAGCTCATTTTGACAGCAGGCACATGCCTACAGTACCCGTTCTCGGCACCAAACGGCTTGCTTCCTTGTGCTTCGCGTCTCGCGTCTCGCGTCTTCGAGTCTCATTATGCAGCCACATGTCCCCCCCGGAGAGCCGACAGAACGACACAAAAGAATCTTTTCTCCGAAGCCGACTCTCTTTCTCCTTACCCCAAGAACACGGACTGTGGTGGTGGCCGCAGTGATCGAATGCGCTGCCATCACAGCCTACTGCTGCCGCTGCCACGGTCCGCAATAAATAAAACTGCAGGAGAGGGTGAACGTGCTCTCTCTTGTTTTGCGGTTAATAGGATGGGTGTGAAAGTTGTTGGCAGGGCAGATGTTCGAGTGACTGTTATCGTTGTCTTGTGGCAAGGCTTGTGGGTGGCCTTTATGTATGTTCTGTGATGGTGTTGTTCAAAGTTCTTCATATGGCGACTAACACGGAGCTGGAGATGGCGTCTGTGGTAAGCAGAAGATGGTGTATCATGACCGCGATACCAGATAGCAATATGATGGTGTCTTTGATTTCTGAAGAGTGCCAGTGACGGATCATTCCCATGTGGATCGCTTCACAGCTCGAGACCTAGGCCGTTACTTGAGCATGCCGCTGTGATTATCGTGTTCCCGAAAACGGAGTCGATACTGTAGACTGTAGTGGATGGGTTGTTGAGCATGTCGATGGCTAGTCTGATTCGTCCTTGGATGCTTGTCTCGACCTCTCATAGTCCTGTTCGTACATGCGCCAAACATGGGCATCCCTCTCTCCCTTCTTCCTGATGCGCATAAACTTTTCATGCGCGATCAAGCGTCTATCGGCTTCGACAATCGAACCAAAAGTCATGCCACTCATCTGCAGGAAGCTGGTCGAAAAGTCAACCAGAATCATATCGCATGCCAAGACCAGCAGAGCGATGGACGTACACTTTCATCTGTACTGTGAGACCTCGATAGACTGGGCTGAACATGTAGCCACAGCCGGCGGCGACGAATGAGAACAGACCCCACTATGGCACAGCGTCAGCCATGCTCTGCGAAAAGCCTCTCTGTTTGCCACGTGCAGGCCACACCTCGCACACCGCCGTGGAAACATTGCTATCTCCGTGTTGCTGTCGGCGGACTTACTTTGCACGCCCCGACGGCTGCTCCCCTCGCGGCCACCCAAGATGCCTCGTTGATCTCTTCGTCGTGGGTCAGGCTGCCATGCTTCCGCATTCTCGTCGTCGCGTCACATCGGACAAAGGATGTCGATGCGATTCCAGATGTCAACCGTGACGTCTGAACGACAACTTTGGAAATGCACTATGTTGAGCTCTGACCAATCGATGACGGTGTGACGGTGTGTATACGTGCCGAGACTCCGCTAGAAGTGAAAGCTTATGGAGCAAGGCGAGAAGGTGAAGGAAGTAATGATGAAGGCGCGTCTGCATGTCGCCCGGGCTAGCACTACGTAGTCTTACTTAGCACTTTGTTTCTCTTCCTCTCCGCAACCTCAACCTCATCTCCAACCCTACCGACGCCGACTCTACCACCCGCCTCGACTTCACCGCTGCCTTCAGTTCCCTCTCCCGGAACAGAGGAAGCTCGGCCGACCCTGTCCGCTCCATGTCAATGAGCACCCAGCAGATCGTCTTCGGCCACCACCTGAGCGAGTCCGGCAGCAAATTCCCGACCTATCTATCAGCGACAAAGCACGTCGCGCAGCCGCTATGCGGTAATAGCGAGGGATGGGGACCGCTCAGTCCCATACGATATGACTTCACGCCGTGTTTCCTGGACATGTGGATCGTCGTGGTGGGAGCATGGGGCATTCTGGCAGGAGCAGGCGCACTGTGGTGGCTATACAAGAAGAACACTCCGCTGCCCGTGGCGCAGAACTGGCATTTCTACACGAAGCTGGCGGTGGTGGGCATGATAGCGGCTTTGACTGCGGCGCAGGCTGGACTACAAATCTATCTGCTTGGTGGCAATATCTGGTTTCAAGACTTCAGGTTCTGCACAACCGTCATTCAGCTCATCAGTCTGGTAGTTGTGGGATGGGCACAATATGCTGAGCATTGGCGGCTGCGCTATCCGCATGCTGTTGTGTTGGTGTACTGGCTGCTATATGTGATCGCCCATGCGGTGAAGCTGCGGTCTCTGGTCTCGCAGCAGACCCACAAGCTGCATCTGGCATACTTCGTGGTCTTCACCGTGAACATG
Above is a window of Fulvia fulva chromosome 6, complete sequence DNA encoding:
- a CDS encoding Fe(II)/2-oxoglutarate-dependent dioxygenase nvfI; this translates as MPYKDKDSEAGDIRPMNRKVLLRSLCFYSPPPDGHQPRYMETNLTQPGAGQRNYDHYRKIVPIYDIRNRESSFDVAKNSFTPLPNAFHISKAISFDDEDDVRARYLPEVENIIFENVKGSQKVLPYDVVIRKASSVKVAHRQVNKLHVDQSPRGAYKRATKHFPKADSDAIIKGNLRLRIINLWKPIYNIVHDHPLVFADHRSLKPGDMIPVEQAYPDYVGETYCGKYRPGQQFWYWSDMRTEDVLLLQCFDSQRTADVDGGLEHVQCLHGSFELDTDGLEPCDRASVEVRCLVLG
- a CDS encoding Uridylate kinase; translated protein: MMATPLDVTLVGIVGGPGSGKGTQCSRLAKSLNLEHLSIGDVLRAEMADKNNPHAQTIKDNMTAGRVGPPHLTVGLLKKRILAAMERGIQTFVLDGTGLIFTTNKSVADEDPGWARNTDQCTYLEREIAPVKKVIVLECGDEVLMQRLAAAQRDRFDDNADNIQRRIDTFRETTSKVIDAFEAAGKVTRIDGERDVEAVHRELLGEVQAVMKT